Sequence from the Nitrosospira multiformis genome:
ACCCGGGATGCTTCATAAATGCCGCGTCCTCGCTGGTCTTCTATTTCTTATGGAAGTTTTATTCAGCGGGTGTATGAATAACTACGTCATTCTTTCAAAAAGTTTCCCTAAAAACAGAATCCTGCGCAATTATCACGCGAGTTTATGGAACATCCGGGGTTACCGCCGACCAGAGTCTTTGCCCATGGGGCCGCTGGCACCCGATCACCTGTTGGCTATTCATAGCCGCTACCCTCCATAAGTCATCGGAAGTCATCGCCGGCGGGTGATCATTGCAATATTGTTGCAATGATCATGGTCTAAAATTGCTAATGAGGGACGAAAAATGAGACGAATACAGCGTTTCCCGGGGCAGGCAGCACTTGCCGCGATCATCGTACTTGAATCGGCCCTGCCCGTCTGGGCACATGAGCCTGGTGTTCATGTGCATGGCCGCGCCGCGCTGGAAATTGCGATTGACGGAGCGATAGTGCAGGTCAACCTGAATAGCCCATTGGATAATCTATTGAGATTCGAGCATGCCCCTAGAAATGAAAAAGAACATCAAGCCGTCACGGCCATGACATCGAAATTTAATCAGGCTAATAGTCTTTTCATTTTTACGCCCGCAGCTCAGTGCCGGGTAGAATCCACTGATTTGACGTCTCCGGTGCTTTCTCCGGACTTGCTGGCGCCTGCCTCCGATTCTGGTAAAAGTGCCGATAAAAGTACCAGAAAAGACAGTGGTGCATCCAGAACGACTCCTTCTACTCCGTCTCCGGCAGCGGATATGCATGCGGAGCTGGAGGCCACCTGGCAGTTCCGGTGCGCCCAGCCGCAGGCTTTGCAAGGCGTCGATGTGCGATTATTCCAAATGTTTCCCGGTCTCCAGCGTCTCGATGCCGCCGTAGCGGGGCCCAAGGGACAATCAAGCGCGAAGCTATCGCCTGAGTCTACCCGGTTGAAATGGTAGCTGAGAAGGTGGGTCAGGAATGAGTCCGTTTGTCATTGACATTCAGGATCTGGTTTTTCAGTGGCCTGGCAAGCATGGATTCCGCCTGTCGATCCCCCAATTTCTGGTAAGACGCGGAGAGCGTGTTTTTCTGCAAGGCGCGAGCGGGAGCGGCAAGAGTACCCTGCTGAGTTTGCTGGGCGGCGTGCTGCTGCCGCAGCCGTGCCACCTGCGCGTACTCGATACCGACCTGACCGCACTTTCATCCAGCGCCCGCGACCGGTTTCGCGTAGATCATGTCGGTTTCCTGTTTCAGCAGTTTAATCTGGTGCCTTATTTGTCCGTGCTTGAGAACGTGCTCCTACCCTGCCGTTTTTCGCAGCGCAGGCGGCGGCAAGCGCTTGAATCAGCCGTATCGCTCGAACAATCGGCGGCCCGGCTGCTGGATCAGCTGGGACTGGATGTGACGCTGGCACGACAACCAGTCACCGCTTTATCGGTGGGGCAACAGCAGCGCGTGGCGGCTGCTCGGGCACTGATCGGCCACCCCGAGCTGATCATCGCCGATGAACCGACTTCCGCACTGGATGCGGCCCGGCAAGCAGAATTTCTTGATCTTCTGCTAGGCCGCTGCGATGATGGGAATGTCACGCTGATCTTTGTCAGCCATGACCAGCGGCTGGGGTCCCATTTCAGCCGTACCGTCGACTTGAATGAATTGTGCGTAACCACAGTCCCTTGATCAATCGAATGGAGAAAAAAATGTCGCTATCATATAATTTTAAAGTATTGGGTGCAGCCGCTGTACTGGGTGCATTGATGAGCGTTGAGGGCATTGCAGGCACCGATACGGTCATAAAAGTCGATGGCTCCAGCACGATGTATCCCATTACCGAAGAGGGGGCGAAGAAATTTCAGGCGACCAAAAAAGAGGCGGTCAAGGTATCGGTCGGCATCTCCGGTACCGGCGGTGGCTTTACGAAATTCTGTCGCGGTGAAATAGATATCGTCAATGCTTCCCGTCCCATTCAAAGAGCGGAAATGAAGGCGTGCAATAAAGCCGGCGTGCAATACGTAGAATTGCCGATGGCGTTTGATGCATTAACGGTGGTGGTGAATCCGAAGAATACCTGGAGCAAAACCATGACTGTTACCGAATTGAAAAAAATGTGGGAACCCGCCGCTCAGGGTAAAATTACCAAATGGAGCCAGGTAAATCCAGCATGGCCTGACGAAAAATTCAATCTCTATGCCGCAGGCCCGGATTCCGGCACGCTCGATTACTTTACGCAAGCAATTGTGGGCAAGGCTAAATCCAGCCGTAGCGACTTTACGGCATCCGAGGAGGACAATAACATACTGATGCAGAACGTGGCGAACGACAAGAATGCGCTGGGGTTCGTTGGTTTCGGATACTATATGCAGAATCAGGACAAAATTAGTGCTGTCGCGGTGGATGATGGTAGAAACGGCGGAGTTATTCCCTCTGCCGAAACGGTGGAGGATGGAACCTATCAGCCTTTGTCTCGTCCCATTTTTATCTATGTGAACATGAAGGCGGCGGAGAAACCCGAACTTAAGGAGTTTGTTGCGTTTTATATGAAAAATGCATCCGCTCTGGTGAGGGGATTCCAGTACATTCCACTACCACCCAGAGCCTACGCCGCCAACATGGAATTCTTCAAGACGAAGCGGGTGGGAACGGTATTCGATGGCTATGTGCCAGGAGGCCTCACCCTCGACGACCTGCTTCGGCGAGAAGCCCGTTTTTATGAAAATTGATCATGGTATTGCCGTTTCCAGCGAAACGCGATCGCGGCTCCATTCCGGACGAACCACCGTCTTGAATGAATTGGGCCGAAACGCAGGAGGGGCGGACTGAAATCACTGTTTTCCCTTGCGTTTGCCAGCGCCTGGAACCGGCGCGCCACGCTGGGATTGATGGCGGTCAGTATTGCGCTTTCAGTTATGCTGTTGTTGGGCGTCGAGCAATTGCGTACCCAGGCGCGGGAGAGTTTCTCTCAGTCCATATCCGGGACCGACTTGGTGGTGGGTGCGCGCACTAGTCCAATCCAACTCATGCTCTATGCCGTGTTCCGCCTGGGGGATGCCACCCATAATATCCGCTGGGCAAGCTTTCAGGCGATGGCGGCCCACCCGGCGGTGGCGTGGGCAGTGCCGATTTCCCTGGGCGATTCGCATCGCGGTTTTGCGGTAATAGGCACCACTCCCGCGTATTTCGAGTATTTTCGTTATGGCGATCGCCGATTGCTGGCATTTGCGGCGGGAAAGCCGTTTACGGATATTTTTGAAGCGGTAATCGGTGCGGATATCGCCGCGCAACTTGGCTATCAAGTGGGCGACAGTATCGTGCTCAATCATGGTGCGAAAGGCCTCGGTTTGACCGATCACGCCGACAAACCGTTCAAGGTGAGCGGCATTCTCAAGCGGACCGGCCTGCCCGTGGATCGCAGCGTTCATGTCAGTCTTGCGGCTATTGAAGCTATTCATCTCGACTGGCAGGGCGGCGCCCCGATGCCCGGGGTATCCATTCCGGCTGAATATGTGCGTAAATTCGATCTGGCGCCAAAGGAAATTACGGCGGTGCTCATCGGGCTGAAAAGCCGCGCGGGTGTTTTTCAGATGCAGCGGTTCATCAATCAATACAAGGGAGAGCCATTGCTGGCCGTGCTTCCCGGTGTGGCGCTGGATGAGCTGTGGTCCATCGTCAGCATTGTGGAAAAGTCGCTGCTGGCTATTTCCGCATTGGTGGTGGCGGTGGGTCTGAGCGGTTTGGTGGCTGTTGTGCTGGCCGGCCTGGGGGAACGCAGGCGCGAATTGGCAATTCTGCGCTCGGTGGGCGCTGGCCCGCGCGTGGTTTTTCTGCTGCTGGCTATCGAGGGGCTGATGGTGGTCGTGGCTGGTGCATTGCTGGGTGTGCTGGGGTTGACCGTGCTCAGCCTGTTTGCCGCGCCCGTTCTGGAGGCGCACTTGGGTATTTCGCTGGCGGCAGGTATGCTATCGGCCGAGGCTTGGCAATTACTGTTACTGGTCATGGCAACGGGGTTTCTGGTCAGCCTTATACCCGGCTATCGTGCCTACCGATTATCCTTAAGCGATGGTTTGACGCCAAGATTATAAAAAAGGATACCAAATATGACTGCTTCTCTGTATGCCACCCCTCTCCGCTTTCGCATTTTATTTTTAATCGCCTTGCTGATTTTTACGGCACAGACAGCCATCTCGGCCGATAAGGATTACAAGGTTGGAGATAGATTGTCAGTGCCGGCGCCCGGTGCAGCGAAAAATAAGCCCGCACCTTCGGGAACTGCTTCAGCCGGTTACAAGGAAAAGACCTGGGATGATCTGATGCCCAAGAACTGGGACCCGATGGCGCCGCTGAAGGGATTGAAGCTGGACAACCTTAAGGATGGCGACCCCCGTGCCATCGAAGCGCTGGAAAAAATACGCGCAGCCTGGAATAACGCACCCATCGAGCCCGCGCTGGATGGAGAGCGTATCCGTATTCCGGGCTTCGTGATTCCTCTGGAACGCGCAGGCAATAAAGTCAGCGAATTCCTGCTCGTTCCCTATTTCGGAGCGTGCATTCATACGCCCCCGCCGCCTTCCAACCAGATCATTCATGTGCGGACATCAAAACCCCTGTCCAATATGCGCACCATGGATACAATGTGGGTCAGTGGAGTGCTGCACGCCGGCAGCATAGATACGGAGATGGGCCAGGCGGGCTATCAATTGAAGGCTGAGTGGGTTACGCCTTATCCGTAAGGAACTCATGAACAGGAAAGAGTTCGAATGTTCCTGCACACCCCCACATCGCCCGCCCGCCTTACGAAGTTTTACCGGGATTGTATTGATGGCGCCGGGACTGATCAGCGCAAATTTTCATTCTGAATTTCATTCGCATGTTTTAGAGCATGCCATTCGAGGTCGTTAGCCAGGCCTGGCCCTTATTTGCCTCAACTTTGGAATCCCCTCAAATCAATACACACTCGGCACAAGCATTTCTGTAGATACCGGATGCCGCAAGTAGTCTGGGTTATGCACCCGGTCCGGCAGAATAATGGGTTCATGCTCAATTTCATTGTAAGGAATCTGAGCCAGGAAGTGATGAATACAATTAAGACGGGCTTTTTTCTTGTCGACCGCCTCGACTATCCACCAGGGAGCCTCGGGAATATGGGTGCGCTCCAGCATGGTTTCCTTTGCTTTGGTGTATTGTTCCCAAAGACGGCGGGATTCAAGATCCATCGGACTCAGTTTCCATTGCTTCAGGGGGTCGCGGATTCGCATCAGGAAACGCATGTACTGCTCATCATCGGTAATCGAGAACCAATATTTGATCAGGATGATGCCGGAACGAATGAGTATCTTCTCAAATTCCGGCACGCTACGGAAGAATTCTTCATATTCTTCTTCGTCACAGAATCCCATGACTTTTTCCACGCCGGCCCGGTTATACCAGCTCCGGTCAAATAGTACGATCTCGCCGCCGGAAGGTAAATGTGACACGTAGCGTTGAAAATACCACTGGCTGCGCTCTCGTTCGCTCGGAGCAGGCAGCGCAGCCACCCGGCAGACCCGAGGATTCAGGCGCTGGGTGAAACGCTTGATGACTCCGCCTTTACCTGCAGCGTCACGCCCTTCGAACAGGACTACTACCTTGAGTTTCTTTTGCACTACCCAGTCCTGTAACTTGACCAGTTCTCCCTGAAGACGAAAAAGCTCCTTGAAATAGAATTGCCTGCCCACCTCGGTCTCGTTATCAGGTGTGGTGATTTCAGCCACCAATTTATCCAGCCGATGATCATCGATTTCCATTTCCAGTTCTTCGTCGAGACTGTCCAACATATCGGCATGAATGTGGCGTTCTAGGTCCGCATGTTCAAGGGTTTTATCTGCGCGCATCGGGATCTCCTGGTATTTGTTTTAAAATAGTTTCGTAAACAACCCGTACAGGGAACCGGAGAGAGATATTGAAGCACCCAAGCCATGGCCAAATTTCATACAACCCTACTGCAAGCTTGATTTGTTGACAACCATCGTGCCAGCTACGCCCGATGACAGGATTTGTGTGGTAGAAAGCGGCAGATCGTAGATATCGAATTTTTTCACCGAAGGTCACCAGGCTTGTGATCGAGACGAGGAGGAGCGTAGGAGGCAGGAGTAATATTCATCGATATCATCCAATAACCCTCAAAATAGTAGCGATCTTTTGTTACAGGAGTGTTACAAACCAGCCTTCCCTCCGCACCGCAAATCCACCACAAGGAGAGCAGAAGCTAGGATCTGTTAACACCTATTTCGCACCCGCGTTTTTTGTGGGCAACCCGAAGGGACGGGACGGATTTTCATCCAGCCCTTCGTTACTCACCGCTTACGGAGACCCACAGCCAACATAGCGAGTCTATTGCAGAAATATCCTCGCCTTAATCGTTTCTTGCCGAAACAGGCGAAGTGTGGGTCTCAGATCTGCTTGCTGCAGTGGGTTTGATGGTGAGCACCGGGCAGGGAGAGTGTCTGACAACATATTCCGCAATGCTTCCCATAGTTAAATGATTCCACCCCGTATAACCATGCGTACCGAGGATTAGAAGATCGGCATTCTGTTCGGCAGCCACCCGTACGATTTCTTTACCAGGGTCGCCTTCGATAAAAATGGTTTCGGTGTGTGTGCCGAACGATTCGGCGAGTGTTTTGAGCGCCTCCTTTCCTTTTTGCCGGGTGTTTTCAATACTTGCATCCACCCAATCTTCGAATCCGGGCGTGTAATAGTAGGGTGAAGGAACCATCCAGCCGCCGGGTTCAAATACATGCAGAATCTTGAGTTCCGCCGCAAGCGATCCAGATATACATTTAGCATATATGATGGCATCCTGAGAAGCCTCTGAGAAATCAGTAGCTAGAATGATTTTTTGAATGAGTGGATTCATACATCCTTCCTTTCCGGGTAAAGATCCGTCCATGGTGGTTGAAGACAATACACTGAGTAAGCCAACACAGCCTTTCTTCTGTGACTTCATCCCTTTATGTCATAGCACTACGCGAGGCGAGCAGGCCAAAACTGGCATCGAAGATGAAGCCGAAGACGAAGGTATATGCCGGAAGAGCAAGAGTAGACTTAGTTCCAGCAAAAAAGATATGCTGTCCTCGCGATCCGCTTGTGTGCCGTCACTTCGCCCCTCGCAATGCGGTTGAGGTTTGAGTTCCTTCTACTCCGTTGTTGTTGCAATAATTGCGGACGGGTGGTCAGAGTCCTTGATATAACCGGCATTGCGCCGATGGACAGGTATTCAGAGTCCTGCTACTGGACAGATGCGCAGAGTCCTAAGATGACACGTAGAAGTAGTTAATGTAGCCCAGAATGATTTATTAACTCTCTCAATTACAATTATTCCACAAAAAAACGGTAAATTGCTACCGCTATAGCAAAAAAATTGCATTCAAAGCTTCATCTTGCCTTTCGCTATCTCTGCCGTCTGCTCCTCGAAGTGCCGCAAGCAGGCAAAACGTGTAATCATTTTCTTGCGTACAAGAATGTTGCCAAACGATAACTGCTGGATGGATGGTCAGAGTCCTTGGTATAAACCGGCATTGCGCCGACGGACAGGTATTCAGAGCCCTGCTACGGACGGGTGATCAGAGTCCTAAAATGACAGGCAAACCTGTATGCTTGCTGATGCATCCGAGTTTGCCTTGCCAAGTGCAGCCTGTATCAGTTACTTCCTGTTTGTGGCATTTGGCCGCCATGAATCGCGTAATCTGGCTTAGATTGTTGCGCCATTTGGCGATGAGCCATGGCTTCCTTCATGTTGGCCCGCGCAGCTTGCTCATACTTACGTATCAAAGCTGTGGTATGCGATTTCAAATTGTGCGCTTGCCAGCCATACAGACGCGTCTGCTCATACTGTTCAAGCAGTGTCTTCTGCTCATCCGCCTTTGCCTGCATTTCGTGGGCGGCGCCTTCAAAACGCCTCGCCAAAACGCTATGCTCACTTGGGGCTGTTGCAGTCTGAATTGCTGATTCAGGAAGATTTTCTGCTTTTACGGTGCTTATGGGCGCACCCACAGCCAATAAACCAAGCAGGGATAAAACCGCAAAAGTATCTTTTGCTTTTATGCCGAGTGTCGTTGCCATTTTGATTCTCCTGTTCCATTTGATTAAAAATCAATATTGGACGGATGGTCAGAGTCCCTTTTGCTACCGGACGAATGGTCAGAGTCCTTACACTGGACGGATGGTCAGAGTCCTAAGATGTGACTTCATATTAAGTCCCTTACCATCAAAATGGTATTGGGGAAACCCTGATTCAATACTAAGGAAATTCCTGATTTTGTACTAAGTGAAACCCTTAGATAATGGATTGAATTCAAGGATCTGGACTAAGGCGCTGGAAGCAGAGAATAACAAGCATGCAGCGTTGAAGGACGCGGTCTCATGAAAGTGGTAAGCCCACAAGCCCGGCGGGAAGTGGTGGCGGGTCTTAAAGACAGCGTGGTAGTTGTCTGAGTGCTGGGCTTGTGGGCTGATGAACATTTTCACCCCCGTGTTGCGCTATCGCGCCCGGCCAGACTCGA
This genomic interval carries:
- a CDS encoding DUF2796 domain-containing protein; the encoded protein is MRRIQRFPGQAALAAIIVLESALPVWAHEPGVHVHGRAALEIAIDGAIVQVNLNSPLDNLLRFEHAPRNEKEHQAVTAMTSKFNQANSLFIFTPAAQCRVESTDLTSPVLSPDLLAPASDSGKSADKSTRKDSGASRTTPSTPSPAADMHAELEATWQFRCAQPQALQGVDVRLFQMFPGLQRLDAAVAGPKGQSSAKLSPESTRLKW
- a CDS encoding ATP-binding cassette domain-containing protein yields the protein MSPFVIDIQDLVFQWPGKHGFRLSIPQFLVRRGERVFLQGASGSGKSTLLSLLGGVLLPQPCHLRVLDTDLTALSSSARDRFRVDHVGFLFQQFNLVPYLSVLENVLLPCRFSQRRRRQALESAVSLEQSAARLLDQLGLDVTLARQPVTALSVGQQQRVAAARALIGHPELIIADEPTSALDAARQAEFLDLLLGRCDDGNVTLIFVSHDQRLGSHFSRTVDLNELCVTTVP
- a CDS encoding PstS family phosphate ABC transporter substrate-binding protein, with product MSLSYNFKVLGAAAVLGALMSVEGIAGTDTVIKVDGSSTMYPITEEGAKKFQATKKEAVKVSVGISGTGGGFTKFCRGEIDIVNASRPIQRAEMKACNKAGVQYVELPMAFDALTVVVNPKNTWSKTMTVTELKKMWEPAAQGKITKWSQVNPAWPDEKFNLYAAGPDSGTLDYFTQAIVGKAKSSRSDFTASEEDNNILMQNVANDKNALGFVGFGYYMQNQDKISAVAVDDGRNGGVIPSAETVEDGTYQPLSRPIFIYVNMKAAEKPELKEFVAFYMKNASALVRGFQYIPLPPRAYAANMEFFKTKRVGTVFDGYVPGGLTLDDLLRREARFYEN
- a CDS encoding ABC transporter permease gives rise to the protein MAVSIALSVMLLLGVEQLRTQARESFSQSISGTDLVVGARTSPIQLMLYAVFRLGDATHNIRWASFQAMAAHPAVAWAVPISLGDSHRGFAVIGTTPAYFEYFRYGDRRLLAFAAGKPFTDIFEAVIGADIAAQLGYQVGDSIVLNHGAKGLGLTDHADKPFKVSGILKRTGLPVDRSVHVSLAAIEAIHLDWQGGAPMPGVSIPAEYVRKFDLAPKEITAVLIGLKSRAGVFQMQRFINQYKGEPLLAVLPGVALDELWSIVSIVEKSLLAISALVVAVGLSGLVAVVLAGLGERRRELAILRSVGAGPRVVFLLLAIEGLMVVVAGALLGVLGLTVLSLFAAPVLEAHLGISLAAGMLSAEAWQLLLLVMATGFLVSLIPGYRAYRLSLSDGLTPRL
- a CDS encoding DUF3299 domain-containing protein; the protein is MTASLYATPLRFRILFLIALLIFTAQTAISADKDYKVGDRLSVPAPGAAKNKPAPSGTASAGYKEKTWDDLMPKNWDPMAPLKGLKLDNLKDGDPRAIEALEKIRAAWNNAPIEPALDGERIRIPGFVIPLERAGNKVSEFLLVPYFGACIHTPPPPSNQIIHVRTSKPLSNMRTMDTMWVSGVLHAGSIDTEMGQAGYQLKAEWVTPYP
- the ppk2 gene encoding polyphosphate kinase 2, with the protein product MRADKTLEHADLERHIHADMLDSLDEELEMEIDDHRLDKLVAEITTPDNETEVGRQFYFKELFRLQGELVKLQDWVVQKKLKVVVLFEGRDAAGKGGVIKRFTQRLNPRVCRVAALPAPSERERSQWYFQRYVSHLPSGGEIVLFDRSWYNRAGVEKVMGFCDEEEYEEFFRSVPEFEKILIRSGIILIKYWFSITDDEQYMRFLMRIRDPLKQWKLSPMDLESRRLWEQYTKAKETMLERTHIPEAPWWIVEAVDKKKARLNCIHHFLAQIPYNEIEHEPIILPDRVHNPDYLRHPVSTEMLVPSVY
- a CDS encoding universal stress protein gives rise to the protein MNPLIQKIILATDFSEASQDAIIYAKCISGSLAAELKILHVFEPGGWMVPSPYYYTPGFEDWVDASIENTRQKGKEALKTLAESFGTHTETIFIEGDPGKEIVRVAAEQNADLLILGTHGYTGWNHLTMGSIAEYVVRHSPCPVLTIKPTAASRSETHTSPVSARND